A genomic segment from Thermovirga sp. encodes:
- a CDS encoding prepilin peptidase: protein MASVFSVLFVVFSALLGASMGSFLNVVASRTVEGRPWWGGERSRCDSCGKVLSALELIPLLSWFISSGRCRSCGAEIPARYLLVEVCGAAAGGLLAWKWGPSATTAFAAVIAAGLFLNALTDLYSGYVYDLFAWGLGAAGLVLRMGGGWGALADGLLGAGLGFSVIAVIIIVSRGGMGWGDASLMAGMGAALGWRLTAWGLYTGFMMGGLTALALLLLRKVRRKDALPLGPFLAAGGILSMLTGSWFFSYLGMGPGWPWG, encoded by the coding sequence TTGGCTTCGGTTTTTTCGGTCCTCTTCGTCGTTTTCTCGGCCCTACTGGGCGCCTCCATGGGGTCCTTCCTCAACGTGGTGGCCTCGAGGACCGTGGAGGGCCGTCCCTGGTGGGGGGGCGAACGGTCGAGGTGCGACAGCTGCGGGAAAGTGCTGTCCGCCCTGGAGTTGATACCGCTCTTGTCCTGGTTCATCTCCTCGGGGAGGTGCCGCTCCTGCGGGGCGGAGATCCCCGCGAGGTACCTGCTGGTGGAAGTCTGCGGGGCCGCGGCGGGCGGCCTCTTGGCCTGGAAGTGGGGCCCCTCGGCGACGACGGCCTTCGCCGCGGTGATCGCCGCCGGACTTTTTCTGAACGCCCTGACTGACCTTTACTCCGGTTATGTCTACGATCTTTTCGCCTGGGGGCTCGGGGCCGCGGGGTTGGTCCTGCGCATGGGCGGAGGTTGGGGCGCCCTGGCGGACGGCCTGCTCGGCGCGGGGCTGGGGTTTTCCGTCATCGCGGTGATCATCATCGTCAGCAGGGGTGGCATGGGGTGGGGTGATGCCAGCCTGATGGCGGGGATGGGGGCCGCCCTGGGGTGGCGTTTGACGGCCTGGGGTCTTTACACGGGCTTCATGATGGGCGGACTGACGGCCCTGGCCCTGCTCCTTTTGCGGAAGGTCAGGCGAAAGGATGCCCTTCCCCTGGGGCCGTTCCTGGCGGCGGGCGGGATCCTGTCGATGCTGACGGGGTCGTGGTTCTTTTCCTACCTTGGGATGGGGCCGGGCTGGCCCTGGGGTTAG